A part of Brassica rapa cultivar Chiifu-401-42 chromosome A05, CAAS_Brap_v3.01, whole genome shotgun sequence genomic DNA contains:
- the LOC103867391 gene encoding protein NAP1 isoform X2, whose amino-acid sequence MDLFCAFVRVNLFAEKIPRKMLLQVYNLLHSLSRNDRDCDFYHRLVQFIDSYDPPLKGLQEDLNFVSPRIGEVLEAVGPSIFLSADTRKLRNEGFLSPYHPRFPDILTNSAHPMRAQDLANVTSYREWVLLGYLVCPDELLRVTSIDIALVVLKENLVVTLFRDEYIMLHEDYQLYVLPRVLESKKMAKSGRTKQKEADLEYSVAKQVEKMISEVHDQALQLCDTIHRERRILLKQEIGRMVLFFTDQPSLLAPNIQMVFSALALAQSEVLWYFQHAGIASSRSKAARVIPVDIDPNDPTIGFLLDGMDRLCCLVRKYIAAARGYALSYLSSSAGRIRYLMGTPGIVALDLDPTLKGLFQRIVQHLETIPKTQGENVSAITCDLSEFRKDWLSILMIVTSSRSSINIRHLEKATVSTGKEGLLSEGNAAYNWSRCVDEIESQLSKHGSLKKLYFYHQHLTTVFRNTMFGPEGRPQHCCAWLSVASSFPECASLIIPEEVTKFGRDAVLYVESLIESIMGGLEGLINILDSEGGFGALESQLLPEQAAAYLNNASRISAPSMKSPRVVGGGGFTLPGHESYPENNKSIKMLEAAIQRLTNLCSILNDMEPICVINHVFVLREYMRECILANFKRRFVTALQTDNDLQRPSVLESLIRRHMSIVHLAEQHVSMDLTQGIREILLTEAFSGPVSSLHTFEKPAEQQQNTGSAVEVVCNWYMDNIIKDVSGAGILFAPRHKYFKSARPVGGYFAESVTDLKELQAFVRIFGGYGVDRLDRMMKVHTVALVNCIETSLRSNRELIEAAAASMHSGDRGERDASIRQIVDLDTVIGFCIEAGEALAFDELLAEASGAVLEDNASLIHSMISGIVEHIPEEVPEKKEIRRIRGVANGNGVSVDHDSEWVRLILEEVGGANDNSWSLLPYFFASFMSSNAWNTTGFNIETGGFSNNIHCLARCISAVIAGSEYVRLQREYQQQHQSLSNGHQSSENLDSEFQPRVTAEASIKSSMLLFVKFAASIVLDSWNEANRSHLVAKLIFLDQLCESSPFLPRSSLESHVPYTILRSIYTQYYSNTPSTPLATASPHHSPSVSLIHASPSMKNATTPRGSGSGSSTAAGADSGYFKGSSSSVYSQEHYNEPETGTSRNNENKSKQRGSSRRSGPLDYSTSHKGGSGSNSTGPSPLPRFAVSRSGPISYKQHN is encoded by the exons ATGGATCTCTTTTGTGCATTTGTCCGAGTCAATCTTTTCGCTGAGAAG ATTCCTAGAAAAATGTTGCTGCAAGTCTACAATCTTCTGCATTCGTTATCAAGAAATGATCGAGACTGTGACTTTTATCACCG CTTGGTGCAATTCATAGATTCTTATGATCCGCCATTGAAAGGCTTACAAGAGGATTTGAATTTTGTCAGCCCGAGGATTGGAGAG GTCCTGGAGGCCGTAGGACCCAGTATTTTTCTATCTGCTGACACGAGGAAGTTGAGAAATGAGGGATTTTTAAGCCCATATCATCCTCGATTCCCAGACATACTTACAAATTCAGCTCATCCCATG AGAGCGCAGGACCTTGCAAATGTTACTTCGTACCGAGAATGGGTGCTACTTGGATATCTCGTTTGCCCTGACGAGCTTCTTCGTGTTACTAGCATTGATATCGCCCTG GTTGTGCTAAAGGAAAACTTAGTTGTGACTTTATTCCGGGATGAG TACATCATGTTGCATGAGGACTACCAGTTGTATGTTTTACCTCGTGTGTTAGAATCAAAGAAGATGGCAAAGTCTGGTCGGACTAAACAAAAGGAAGCTGATCTAGAATATAGTGTAGCAAAGCAAGTTGAGAAGATGATTAG TGAGGTGCATGACCAAGCCTTGCAATTATGTGATACCATACACCGAGAAAGAAGAATATTGCTGAAGCAGGAAATAGGGCGGATGGTTTTATTTTTCACAGATCAACCAAGTTTATTGGCTCCAAACATTCAG ATGGTATTCTCTGCATTGGCTTTGGCCCAATCTGAGGTTCTCTGGTATTTTCAACACGCTGGTATTGCATCATCAAGATCCAAAGCTGCTCGAGTGATACCAGTTGACATA GATCCAAATGATCCAACCATTGGCTTCCTGCTTGACGGAATGGACCGTCTTTGTTGTTTAGTACGCAAGTACATCGCAG CTGCCCGAGGTTATGCACTATCATACCTTTCTTCATCTGCTGGAAGGATTCGTTACTTGATGGGCACTCCTGGAATCGTAGCTCTGGACCTTGATCCAACCTTGAAAGGCCTTTTCCAGCGTATTGTGCAGCATCTAGAAACTATACCCAAAACGCAGGGAGAAAATGTTTCTGCAATCACATGCGATCTATCT GAATTCCGAAAAGATTGGTTGTCCATTTTGATGATTGTGACTTCTTCTCGATCATCGATAAACATCAGACATCTCGAAAAAGCCACTGTCTCTACAGGGAAGGAGGGCTTGCTATCTGAAGGAAATGCAGCTTATAACTGGTCCAG ATGTGTTGACGAGATAGAGTCTCAATTATCAAAGCATGGAAGTCTGAAGAAACTATATTTCTACCATCAACACCTTACAACT GTTTTCAGAAATACAATGTTTGGACCAGAAGGGCGTCCCCAGCATTGTTGTGCATGGCTTAGTGTGGCTAGTAGCTTCCCAGAGTGTGCTTCGCTAATAATTCCTGAGGAG GTTACCAAATTTGGGCGAGACGCAGTGCTTTACGTTGAGTCTCTTATTGAATCAATAATGGGCGGTCTGGAGGGACTAATAAATATTCTTGATTCAGAAGGCGGGTTTGGCGCTCTGGAATCACAG CTTCTTCCAGAACAAGCTGCAGCGTATCTGAATAATGCATCTAGAATTTCTGCTCCTTCAATGAAATCCCCCAGGGTTGTAGGCGGAGGCGGTTTCACTTTACCCGGCCATGAGAGCTATCCTGAGAATAATAAGTCTATCAAAAT GTTGGAAGCTGCAATCCAAAGGTTAACTAATCTGTGTTCAATTTTGAACGACATGGAGCCTATTTGTGTTATAAATCACGTATTCGTCCTAAGAGAG TACATGAGAGAATGCATCCTCGCGAATTTCAAGAGAAGATTTGTCACTGCACTACAAACTGATAATGATCTTCAACGGCCTTCTGTGTTGGAGTCTCTTATAAGGCGGCATATGAGCATAGTCCATTTGGCAGAGCAGCACGTTAGCATGGACCTAACCCAAGGCATCCGAGAAATTTTACTCACAGAAGCGTTTTCAGGGCCTGTTTCGTCTTTGCATACGTTCGAAAAACCTGCTGAACAACAGCAAAACACTGGATCCGCCGTAGAAGTTGTGTGCAACTGGTACATGGACAATATCATCAAAGACGTGTCTGGCGCAGGAATCCTCTTTGCTCCGAGGCACAAATACTTCAAAAGCGCTAGACCAGTTGGTGGGTATTTTGCAGAGTCGGTCACTGACCTCAAGGAATTGCAGGCGTTTGTTCGTATATTTGGCGGCTATGGAGTAGACCGGTTGGATAGGATGATGAAAGTACACACAGTTGCCCTGGTAAACTGCATAGAAACATCTCTGAGGTCAAACAGGGAATTGATTGAAGCAGCTGCTGCAAGTATGCATTCTGGTGATAGAGGGGAGAGGGATGCATCTATCAGGCAGATAGTGGATTTGGATACTGTGATAGGGTTTTGTATTGAAGCTGGTGAAGCGTTGGCTTTCGATGAGCTCCTAGCCGAAGCTTCTGGAGCTGTTCTTGAAGACAATGCATCCTTGATTCACTCGATGATCTCTGGCATCGTTGAGCACATACCGGAAGAAGTACCTGAGAAGAAAGAGATCAGAAGGATCAGAGGCGTGGCAAATGGCAATGGTGTATCTGTGGATCATGACTCTGAATGGGTTAGATTAATCCTAGAAGAAGTTGGAGGTGCAAATGACAACTCATGGAGTTTGTTACCTTACTTTTTCGCCTCCTTCATGAGCTCAAACGCCTGGAACACTACTGGCTTCAACATCGAGACTGGCGGATTCAGCAACAACATACATTGCTTGGCTCGGTGTATAAGCGCCGTTATTGCAGGAAGTGAGTATGTGAGGTTACAACGTGAATACCAGCAGCAGCATCAGTCCCTCTCCAATGGTCACCAGTCTAGTGAAAATCTAGACTCAGAGTTTCAACCTCGTGTAACCGCTGAAGCAAGCATCAAATCTTCAATGCTACTCTTTGTTAAATTCGCTGCGTCGATCGTGCTAGATTCATGGAACGAAGCAAACAG ATCTCATCTTGTGGCTAAGCTTATCTTCCTAGATCAACTCTGTGAGAGCTCACCGTTCCTGCCAAGAAGCTCCCTTGAATCACACGTTCCGTACACAATCCTCAGGTCAATCTACACTCAATACTACTCCAACACACCGTCCACGCCGCTGGCAACAGCATCCCCTCACCATTCCCCATCTGTATCGCTAATCCACGCTTCTCCCTCCATGAAAAACGCGACCACTCCCCGTGGTAGTGGTAGCGGCAGTAGCACTGCTGCAGGTGCGGATTCAGGGTACTTCAAAGGCTCGTCATCCTCAGTCTACAGTCAGGAACACTACAACGAACCTGAGACTGGAACCTCAAGGAACAATGAAAACAAGAGCAAACAAAGGGGTAGTTCTCGTCGTTCTGGACCGTTAGATTACAGCACGAGCCATAAAGGAGGGTCAGGATCAAACAGTACAGGTCCTAGTCCACTTCCAAGGTTTGCTGTATCTAGATCTGGTCCCATCTCTTATAAACAGCATAACTAA
- the LOC103867392 gene encoding probable arabinosyltransferase ARAD1 produces MARKSSVLQRAAIAVVSVIAIYAILNASVSRSLPSSSDLPRQLIREEREREAPSPIQPRVKVYMYDLPTRFTHGVIQQHAIVRGGGGMMKKPTNDVTALKYPGHQHMHEWYLFSDLNRPESDRSGSPITRVLDPADADLFYVPVFSSLSLIVNAGRPVEPGSGYSDEKMQEGLIDWLERQVWWRRNGGRDHVIPAGDPNALYRILDRVKNAVLLVSDFGRLRPDQGSFVKDVVIPYSHRVNMFTGEIGVESRNTLLFFMGNRYRKDGGKVRDLLFQVLEKEGDVTIKHGTQSRENRRAATKGMHTSKFCLNPAGDTPSACRLFDSIVSLCVPVIVSDSIELPFEDVIDYRKFSIFVEANVALKPGFLVKMLRKIGRKKILEYQREMKTVRRYFDYGNPNGAVKEIWRQVSQKLPLIKLMSNRDKRLVLRNSTEPDCSCLCTNQTGVITSI; encoded by the exons ATGGCGCGCAAATCCTCCGTCCTCCAACGAGCAGCCATCGCCGTCGTCTCCGTAATCGCAATCTACGCCATCCTCAACGCCTCCGTCAGCCGCTCCCTCCCTTCCTCGTCCGATCTCCCGCGTCAGCTCATCCGCGAAGAGCGAGAACGAGAAGCTCCTTCTCCGATCCAGCCCAGAGTCAAGGTTTACATGTACGATCTCCCCACGAGATTCACCCACGGCGTAATCCAGCAGCACGCCATCGTCCGCGGCGGCGGGGGGATGATGAAGAAGCCTACCAATGACGTCACCGCGCTCAAGTACCCGGGTCATCAGCACATGCACGAGTGGTACCTCTTCTCGGATCTAAACCGACCCGAGTCGGATCGATCCGGCTCTCCCATCACCCGCGTGTTGGATCCCGCCGACGCGGATCTCTTCTACGTCCCCGTGTTCTCTTCCCTCAGCTTGATCGTTAACGCGGGTCGCCCGGTTGAGCCCGGGTCGGGTTACAGCGACGAGAAGATGCAGGAGGGGTTGATTGATTGGCTCGAGCGTCAGGTGTGGTGGAGGAGGAACGGAGGGAGAGATCACGTGATTCCCGCTGGAGATCCGAACGCGTTGTATCGGATCTTGGACCGGGTCAAGAACGCGGTTCTTCTGGTTTCGGATTTTGGGAGGCTGAGGCCTGATCAAGGCTCGTTCGTTAAAGATGTGGTGATTCCTTACTCTCATAGAGTCAATATGTTCACTGGGGAGATAGGTGTTGAGTCTCGTAACACGTTGCTCTTCTTCATGGGCAATCGTTATCGCAAAGAT GGTGGGAAGGTTCGTGATTTGCTGTTCCAAGTTCTTGAAAAGGAAGGAGACGTGACGATAAAGCATGGGACTCAATCTAGAGAGAACAGACGAGCTGCTACGAAAGGAATGCATACTTCTAAGTTCTGTCTAAACCCTGCTGGTGATACTCCATCCGCTTGCAGGCTGTTTGACTCTATTGTTAGCTTGTGTGTGCCTGTGATTGTTAGCGATAGCATCGAGTTGCCTTTTGAGGATGTTATAGATTATAGAaagttttcgatttttgttGAGGCCAATGTGGCACTGAAGCCTGGGTTTCTGGTTAAGATGCTGAGGAAGATTGGAAGGAAGAAGATCCTGGAGTATCAGAGAGAGATGAAGACG GTAAGACGGTATTTTGACTATGGGAACCCGAATGGAGCTGTGAAGGAGATCTGGCGTCAAGTCTCACAGAAGCTACCACTCATCAAGCTAATGAGTAACCGTGACAAACGTCTGGTTCTTAGAAACTCCACTGAGCCAGACTGCTCATGTCTGTGCACAAACCAAACTGGTGTCATCACTTCCATATAA
- the LOC103867394 gene encoding potassium transporter 11 isoform X1 codes for MQTPYIPIFSFYCSLPSLFSQSGKKSELYELKKMAARVEAATMGGGEIDEESDERGSMWDLDQKLDQSMDEEAGRLRNMYKEKKFSALLLLQLSFQSLGVVYGDLGTSPLYVFYNTFPHGIKDPEDIIGALSLIIYSLTLIPLLKYVFVVCKANDNGQGGTFALYSLLCRHAKVKTIRNQHRTDEELTTYSRSTFHEHSFAAKTKRWLEDRTSRKTALLVLVLVGTCMVIGDGILTPAISVLSAAGGLRVNLPHISNGVVVLVAVVILVSLFSVQHYGTDRVGWLFAPIVFLWFLSIASIGMYNIWKHDTTVLKAFSPVYIYRYFKRGGIDRWTSLGGIMLSITGIEALFADLSHFPVSAVQIAFTAIVFPCLLLAYSGQAAYIRNHPHHVADAFYRSIPGSVYWPMFIIATAAAIVASQATISATFSLIKQALAHGCFPRVKVVHTSRKFLGQIYVPDINWILMILCIAVTAGFKNQSQIGNAYGTAVVIVMLVTTLLMTLIMILVWRCHWVLVLVFTVLSLVVECTYFSAMLFKVDQGGWVPLVIAAAFLLIMSVWHYGTLKRYEFEMHSRVSMAWILGLGPSLGLVRVPGVGLVYTELASGVPHIFSHFITNLPAIHSVVVFVCVKNLPVYTVPEEERFLVKRIGPKNFHMFRCVARYGYGDLHKKDDDFEKRLFESLFLFIRLESMMEGGCSDSDDYSICGSQNHFKEKNENVATFDTFDSIESITPVKRVSHTVTASSQMSGGVDELEFINRCRDAGVVHIMGNTVVRARRQARFYKKIAIDYVYAFLRKICREHSVIFNVPQESLLNVGQIFYV; via the exons ATGCAAACACCTTACATACC GATCTTCTCCTTTTACTGTTCACTCCCATCTCTTTTTTCTCAATCTGGCAAGAA ATCTGAGCTTtatgagttaaaaaaaatggCGGCAAGAGTAGAAGCAGCAACAATGGGTGGTGGTGAGATTGATGAAGAGAGTGATGAGAGAGGTAGCATGTGGGATTTGGACCAGAAGCTTGATCAATCTATGGATGAAGAAGCTGGTCGGCTTAGGAACATGTACAAAGAAAAg AAATTCTCTGCTCTTCTGCTTCTGCAGCTTTCGTTTCAGAGCCTTGGTGTTGTGTATGGAGACTTAGGGACTTCTCCTCTCTATGTTTTCTACAATACATTCCCTCATGGGATCAAAGATCCTGAAGATATCATTGGAGCTCTATCTCTCATTATCTATTCACTCACACTCATCCCTCTCCTCAAATACGTTTTCGTTGTATGTAAAGCCAATGACAATGGTCAAG GTGGAACCTTTGCTCTCTATTCATTACTATGTAGACACGCCAAGGTGAAAACAATCAGGAACCAGCACCGTACTGATGAAGAGCTTACTACTTACAGCCGGTCTACCTTTCATGAGCATTCCTTTGCTGCCAAAACCAAAAGGTGGTTAGAAGACAGGACTTCTAGGAAAACAGCTCTTCTTGTTTTGGTTCTTGTTGGTACTTGTATGGTCATTGGTGATGGTATCCTTACTCCTGCCATTTCTG TTCTGTCAGCTGCAGGTGGGCTAAGAGTAAACCTTCCTCATATAAGCAATG gtgttgttgttcttgttgcGGTTGTGATACTAGTCAGCTTGTTCAGTGTACAGCATTACGGAACAGACCGTGTTGGTTGGCTTTTCGCTCCCATTGTCTTTCTCTGGTTTCTCTCCATCGCAAGTATCGGTATGTACAACATCTGGAAACATGATACCACCGTCTTGAAAGCTTTCTCCCCTGTGTATATCTACCGTTATTTCAAAAGAGGAGGTATAGATCGCTGGACATCCCTTGGAGGCATCATGCTTAGTATAACAG GGATTGAAGCACTCTTCGCTGACCTATCTCACTTTCCTGTTTCCGCTGTTCAAATCGCTTTCACTGCCATTGTCTTTCCTTGCCTTCTCTTGGCTTATAGTGGACAAGCTGCCTACATTAGAAACCACCCTCATCACGTGGCTGATGCGTTTTACCGTTCCATTCCAG GAAGTGTGTATTGGCCAATGTTCATTATTGCAACTGCTGCAGCCATTGTTGCAAGCCAAGCCACGATCTCAGCCACGTTCTCTTTGATCAAGCAAGCTCTAGCACACGGTTGTTTCCCTAGGGTTAAAGTAGTCCACACTTCTAGAAAGTTTCTTGGTCAGATCTACGTTCCGGACATCAACTGGATCTTGATGATCCTCTGCATCGCCGTCACGGCTGGATTCAAGAACCAGAGTCAGATAGGTAACGCTTACGGAACAGCAGTTGTGATCGTCATGCTTGTCACAACTCTGCTTATGACATTGATCATGATCCTAGTGTGGCGTTGCCATTGGGTTCTTGTTCTTGTGTTCACCGTCCTCTCGCTTGTGGTTGAATGCACTTACTTCTCAGCCATGCTATTCAAAGTGGACCAAGGAGGTTGGGTTCCGCTTGTTATCGCTGCAGCGTTTCTCCTCATCATGTCGGTATGGCATTACGGAACTTTGAAGAGGTATGAGTTTGAGATGCATAGTAGAGTCTCAATGGCTTGGATTCTTGGACTTGGGCCTAGCCTTGGGCTTGTTCGTGTTCCTGGTGTTGGGCTTGTCTACACTGAGCTAGCTAGTGGAGTCCCTCACATCTTCTCTCACTTCATTACAAACCTACCGGCTATTCACTCTGTTGTGGTGTTTGTATGCGTCAAGAACCTTCCGGTTTACACTGTTCCCGAGGAAGAACGGTTCCTTGTTAAAAGGATTGGTCCTAAAAACTTCCACATGTTCCGTTGCGTTGCAAG GTATGGATATGGAGACTTGCACAAGAAAGACGATGACTTCGAAAAACGTCTCTTCGAGAGCCTCTTCTTGTTCATACGACTTGAGTCCATGATGGAAGGAGGCTGTTCTGATTCAGATGACTACAGCATATGTGGAAGCCAGAATCATTTCAAAGAAAAGAACGAGAATGTTGCAACCTTTGATACGTTTGACTCTATAGAGTCCATAACGCCGGTGAAACGGGTGAGCCACACGGTGACGGCGTCGAGCCAGATGAGCGGTGGAGTGGATGAGCTGGAGTTTATAAATAGGTGTAGAGATGCGGGAGTGGTGCATATAATGGGGAACACGGTGGTTAGAGCGAGGAGGCAAGCGAGGTTCTACAAGAAGATAGCTATTGATTATGTGTATGCGTTTTTGAGGAAGATTTGTAGAGAACATAGTGTTATCTTCAATGTTCCTCAGGAGAGCCTTCTGAATGTTGGTCAGATCTTCTATGTATAA
- the LOC103867394 gene encoding potassium transporter 11 isoform X2, with protein sequence MAARVEAATMGGGEIDEESDERGSMWDLDQKLDQSMDEEAGRLRNMYKEKKFSALLLLQLSFQSLGVVYGDLGTSPLYVFYNTFPHGIKDPEDIIGALSLIIYSLTLIPLLKYVFVVCKANDNGQGGTFALYSLLCRHAKVKTIRNQHRTDEELTTYSRSTFHEHSFAAKTKRWLEDRTSRKTALLVLVLVGTCMVIGDGILTPAISVLSAAGGLRVNLPHISNGVVVLVAVVILVSLFSVQHYGTDRVGWLFAPIVFLWFLSIASIGMYNIWKHDTTVLKAFSPVYIYRYFKRGGIDRWTSLGGIMLSITGIEALFADLSHFPVSAVQIAFTAIVFPCLLLAYSGQAAYIRNHPHHVADAFYRSIPGSVYWPMFIIATAAAIVASQATISATFSLIKQALAHGCFPRVKVVHTSRKFLGQIYVPDINWILMILCIAVTAGFKNQSQIGNAYGTAVVIVMLVTTLLMTLIMILVWRCHWVLVLVFTVLSLVVECTYFSAMLFKVDQGGWVPLVIAAAFLLIMSVWHYGTLKRYEFEMHSRVSMAWILGLGPSLGLVRVPGVGLVYTELASGVPHIFSHFITNLPAIHSVVVFVCVKNLPVYTVPEEERFLVKRIGPKNFHMFRCVARYGYGDLHKKDDDFEKRLFESLFLFIRLESMMEGGCSDSDDYSICGSQNHFKEKNENVATFDTFDSIESITPVKRVSHTVTASSQMSGGVDELEFINRCRDAGVVHIMGNTVVRARRQARFYKKIAIDYVYAFLRKICREHSVIFNVPQESLLNVGQIFYV encoded by the exons atggCGGCAAGAGTAGAAGCAGCAACAATGGGTGGTGGTGAGATTGATGAAGAGAGTGATGAGAGAGGTAGCATGTGGGATTTGGACCAGAAGCTTGATCAATCTATGGATGAAGAAGCTGGTCGGCTTAGGAACATGTACAAAGAAAAg AAATTCTCTGCTCTTCTGCTTCTGCAGCTTTCGTTTCAGAGCCTTGGTGTTGTGTATGGAGACTTAGGGACTTCTCCTCTCTATGTTTTCTACAATACATTCCCTCATGGGATCAAAGATCCTGAAGATATCATTGGAGCTCTATCTCTCATTATCTATTCACTCACACTCATCCCTCTCCTCAAATACGTTTTCGTTGTATGTAAAGCCAATGACAATGGTCAAG GTGGAACCTTTGCTCTCTATTCATTACTATGTAGACACGCCAAGGTGAAAACAATCAGGAACCAGCACCGTACTGATGAAGAGCTTACTACTTACAGCCGGTCTACCTTTCATGAGCATTCCTTTGCTGCCAAAACCAAAAGGTGGTTAGAAGACAGGACTTCTAGGAAAACAGCTCTTCTTGTTTTGGTTCTTGTTGGTACTTGTATGGTCATTGGTGATGGTATCCTTACTCCTGCCATTTCTG TTCTGTCAGCTGCAGGTGGGCTAAGAGTAAACCTTCCTCATATAAGCAATG gtgttgttgttcttgttgcGGTTGTGATACTAGTCAGCTTGTTCAGTGTACAGCATTACGGAACAGACCGTGTTGGTTGGCTTTTCGCTCCCATTGTCTTTCTCTGGTTTCTCTCCATCGCAAGTATCGGTATGTACAACATCTGGAAACATGATACCACCGTCTTGAAAGCTTTCTCCCCTGTGTATATCTACCGTTATTTCAAAAGAGGAGGTATAGATCGCTGGACATCCCTTGGAGGCATCATGCTTAGTATAACAG GGATTGAAGCACTCTTCGCTGACCTATCTCACTTTCCTGTTTCCGCTGTTCAAATCGCTTTCACTGCCATTGTCTTTCCTTGCCTTCTCTTGGCTTATAGTGGACAAGCTGCCTACATTAGAAACCACCCTCATCACGTGGCTGATGCGTTTTACCGTTCCATTCCAG GAAGTGTGTATTGGCCAATGTTCATTATTGCAACTGCTGCAGCCATTGTTGCAAGCCAAGCCACGATCTCAGCCACGTTCTCTTTGATCAAGCAAGCTCTAGCACACGGTTGTTTCCCTAGGGTTAAAGTAGTCCACACTTCTAGAAAGTTTCTTGGTCAGATCTACGTTCCGGACATCAACTGGATCTTGATGATCCTCTGCATCGCCGTCACGGCTGGATTCAAGAACCAGAGTCAGATAGGTAACGCTTACGGAACAGCAGTTGTGATCGTCATGCTTGTCACAACTCTGCTTATGACATTGATCATGATCCTAGTGTGGCGTTGCCATTGGGTTCTTGTTCTTGTGTTCACCGTCCTCTCGCTTGTGGTTGAATGCACTTACTTCTCAGCCATGCTATTCAAAGTGGACCAAGGAGGTTGGGTTCCGCTTGTTATCGCTGCAGCGTTTCTCCTCATCATGTCGGTATGGCATTACGGAACTTTGAAGAGGTATGAGTTTGAGATGCATAGTAGAGTCTCAATGGCTTGGATTCTTGGACTTGGGCCTAGCCTTGGGCTTGTTCGTGTTCCTGGTGTTGGGCTTGTCTACACTGAGCTAGCTAGTGGAGTCCCTCACATCTTCTCTCACTTCATTACAAACCTACCGGCTATTCACTCTGTTGTGGTGTTTGTATGCGTCAAGAACCTTCCGGTTTACACTGTTCCCGAGGAAGAACGGTTCCTTGTTAAAAGGATTGGTCCTAAAAACTTCCACATGTTCCGTTGCGTTGCAAG GTATGGATATGGAGACTTGCACAAGAAAGACGATGACTTCGAAAAACGTCTCTTCGAGAGCCTCTTCTTGTTCATACGACTTGAGTCCATGATGGAAGGAGGCTGTTCTGATTCAGATGACTACAGCATATGTGGAAGCCAGAATCATTTCAAAGAAAAGAACGAGAATGTTGCAACCTTTGATACGTTTGACTCTATAGAGTCCATAACGCCGGTGAAACGGGTGAGCCACACGGTGACGGCGTCGAGCCAGATGAGCGGTGGAGTGGATGAGCTGGAGTTTATAAATAGGTGTAGAGATGCGGGAGTGGTGCATATAATGGGGAACACGGTGGTTAGAGCGAGGAGGCAAGCGAGGTTCTACAAGAAGATAGCTATTGATTATGTGTATGCGTTTTTGAGGAAGATTTGTAGAGAACATAGTGTTATCTTCAATGTTCCTCAGGAGAGCCTTCTGAATGTTGGTCAGATCTTCTATGTATAA